From the Martelella mediterranea DSM 17316 genome, one window contains:
- a CDS encoding helix-turn-helix domain-containing protein — MGQAVVKTLGTPRHKVLVELLVAARERAGMTQTDLARRLGEYQSFVARLESGQRRIDVVELIELAEILEFDPRSVIEQLQSTSSR, encoded by the coding sequence GTGGGGCAGGCTGTGGTCAAGACATTAGGGACGCCACGTCACAAGGTACTCGTCGAATTGCTTGTTGCAGCCAGGGAAAGGGCCGGGATGACGCAAACAGACCTTGCGCGGCGGCTTGGTGAGTACCAATCCTTCGTCGCGCGCCTGGAGAGCGGCCAGCGCCGGATTGACGTCGTTGAGCTGATCGAACTGGCGGAGATCCTGGAGTTCGATCCGAGGTCGGTCATTGAGCAGCTTCAGTCAACCAGCAGCAGGTGA
- a CDS encoding site-specific integrase has product MKVKLRYVVEDIDRHGNVRIYYRRHGRKTRLRGPLGSPEFLEDYNKAVVAAPATTLNTVLGANQIKPQSLRWLCVQYYKSAMFQELDPRTQRVRRGILERFCQNNGDGDKPFKMMMPRHIRKRRDEMVDRPEAANGMVKALRQLYKYAVRYDLHDANPAEKIEYLSGSAEGFHSWTLAEIERFEKQHPVGTKARLALALALYTGQRRADLVALGRQHVRDGWLVFTQHKNRKRKPVHMELPIIPALQHILDASPTGDLTFLVTSFGKPFTSNGFGNRFHKWVEEAGLENCSVHGLRKAAAARLAELGCTEFEIMAITGHTTSKEVTRYTRAASQKTRAESALKRISGEHSKDKSVPLFRKDN; this is encoded by the coding sequence ATGAAAGTGAAGCTAAGATATGTGGTTGAAGACATCGACAGACATGGAAACGTTCGGATCTATTATCGACGCCACGGTCGGAAGACAAGGCTCAGAGGACCATTAGGTTCGCCGGAATTCCTTGAAGATTACAACAAGGCAGTCGTCGCTGCGCCTGCAACGACCCTCAACACAGTTCTGGGTGCAAACCAGATCAAACCCCAAAGCCTTCGGTGGCTTTGTGTTCAATACTACAAATCAGCTATGTTTCAGGAACTGGATCCGCGAACACAGCGAGTTCGCCGAGGCATTCTTGAACGCTTCTGCCAGAACAACGGCGATGGCGACAAGCCCTTCAAGATGATGATGCCACGTCATATCCGTAAACGCCGGGATGAAATGGTTGATCGTCCCGAAGCAGCGAACGGCATGGTGAAAGCGCTTCGGCAGCTATATAAATATGCTGTTCGATATGACCTGCATGATGCGAACCCAGCCGAAAAAATTGAGTATCTATCCGGCAGTGCCGAAGGTTTTCATAGCTGGACGCTCGCTGAAATCGAGAGATTCGAGAAACAGCACCCGGTCGGCACGAAAGCGAGGCTTGCGCTCGCGCTTGCTCTTTACACAGGGCAGAGGCGCGCTGACCTGGTCGCGCTCGGCCGACAGCATGTTAGAGATGGGTGGCTTGTCTTCACGCAGCACAAAAATCGAAAGCGGAAGCCGGTTCATATGGAGCTTCCGATTATTCCAGCGCTCCAGCACATCCTTGACGCATCCCCGACCGGCGACTTGACATTTCTCGTTACGAGCTTTGGCAAGCCATTTACCTCGAACGGTTTCGGAAACCGGTTCCACAAATGGGTCGAAGAAGCTGGGCTCGAAAACTGTTCGGTTCACGGCCTGCGCAAGGCAGCGGCTGCACGCTTGGCCGAACTCGGTTGCACGGAATTCGAAATCATGGCCATTACCGGCCATACGACCTCCAAAGAGGTGACGAGATACACCCGGGCAGCGAGTCAGAAAACGCGGGCTGAGAGCGCCCTCAAGCGCATTTCGGGAGAACACAGCAAGGACAAAAGTGTCCCACTTTTTCGCAAAGACAATTAA
- a CDS encoding molybdopterin-synthase adenylyltransferase MoeB, whose product MSDIEPFSAEEIERYARHIVLPEIGGPGQQALKRARVLVIGAGGLGAPVLAYLAAAGVGTLGIADDDGVSLSNLQRQVIHDTGTIGQSKTESAARAIARLNPHVICRRYDERLEDGNIDAVLKGFDLLIDGSDNFDTRYRAADAAERAEIPLVTGAVGRFDGSLTVLKPYETGKDRTLNPRYRDLYPKMPPAGLVPSCAEAGVIGPVTGVIGTLMAMEAVKLITGAGEPLIGRLLLYDGLGARFETIYYARKQPQ is encoded by the coding sequence ATGAGTGACATTGAACCCTTTTCTGCCGAAGAAATAGAACGTTACGCCCGCCATATCGTGCTGCCGGAAATCGGCGGCCCGGGCCAGCAGGCGCTGAAGCGCGCCCGCGTTCTGGTGATCGGCGCGGGCGGGCTGGGCGCGCCTGTGCTTGCCTATCTGGCCGCCGCCGGCGTCGGCACGCTCGGCATCGCCGATGATGACGGCGTCAGCCTTTCCAACCTGCAGCGGCAGGTTATCCACGACACCGGCACGATCGGCCAGAGCAAGACCGAAAGCGCGGCCCGCGCGATCGCCCGCCTCAACCCGCATGTCATCTGCCGGCGCTATGACGAGCGGCTGGAGGACGGCAATATCGACGCTGTGCTGAAGGGCTTCGATCTTCTGATCGACGGCTCCGACAATTTCGACACACGCTACCGCGCGGCCGATGCGGCGGAGCGGGCGGAAATCCCGCTGGTGACCGGCGCCGTCGGCCGGTTCGATGGCTCGTTGACGGTGCTGAAACCCTATGAAACAGGCAAGGACAGGACGCTAAACCCGCGCTACCGCGATCTCTACCCGAAAATGCCCCCGGCGGGCCTCGTACCGTCCTGCGCCGAGGCCGGCGTGATCGGCCCCGTTACCGGCGTCATCGGCACGCTGATGGCGATGGAGGCGGTCAAGTTGATCACCGGCGCGGGCGAACCACTGATCGGCCGGCTGCTGCTCTATGACGGCCTCGGCGCGCGGTTCGAGACCATCTACTACGCGCGCAAGCAGCCGCAGTGA
- a CDS encoding sugar phosphorylase, protein MVITRRLRESIRLHLENIYPDHDSRALTRQVLEAFWSDGVVPRKRGRTAGNNMWSADNTYVITYGNSIIDGEHKPLSLLQDFLTENLKGVIKGVHILPYFPYTSDDGFAITDYRVVDSGLGGWEDIERISREFRLMSDLVLNHCSSQSAWFNEFRMGHAPYKDFFFTASPEDDLSDVVRPRAHPLLRKVETADGDKYVWCTFSHDQVDFDFSNPEVLLEFLRIMRFHINRGVRTVRLDACAFMWKEVGTSCIHLPETHEIIRLMRVLADFSEESVVLITETNVPNVENLSYFGNRNEAHMIYNFSLPPLIVHALLNGTSQFLNAWQMAMPPAQMGCAYFNFTASHDGIGLRPAESLLSEEAITGMVETIQQFGGRVSMRQLSDGSMRPYEMNVSLFDALKGTVKGEDEHNIPRFLCSQTIAMALEGIPAFYIHSLLATSNDAEGVEKSGHNRAINRHRWNYEKLQQALGDETQHARVFNEMCRLIGIRTRQSAFHPNATQFTLHLGEKLFGFWRQSVDRSQSVFAINNVTDEALEIPAMSLNLIGGENWTDLITGEQITAGGNKISFAPYQCRWISNRA, encoded by the coding sequence ATGGTTATCACCCGCCGGTTGCGGGAAAGCATCAGGCTCCATCTTGAGAATATCTATCCGGATCATGATTCCCGCGCGCTGACGCGGCAGGTGCTTGAGGCCTTCTGGAGCGACGGCGTTGTGCCGCGCAAACGCGGCCGCACCGCCGGCAACAATATGTGGAGCGCGGACAACACCTATGTCATCACCTATGGCAATTCGATCATCGATGGCGAGCACAAGCCGCTTTCGCTGCTGCAGGATTTCCTGACCGAGAACCTGAAGGGTGTGATCAAGGGCGTGCACATCCTGCCCTATTTTCCCTACACCTCGGACGATGGCTTCGCGATCACCGATTACCGGGTGGTCGACAGCGGCCTTGGCGGCTGGGAGGATATCGAGCGCATCAGCCGCGAATTCCGCCTGATGTCGGATCTGGTGCTGAACCATTGCTCCAGCCAGAGCGCCTGGTTCAACGAATTCCGCATGGGTCACGCGCCCTACAAGGATTTCTTCTTCACTGCCTCGCCGGAGGACGATCTTTCCGATGTGGTGCGTCCGCGCGCCCATCCGCTGCTGCGCAAGGTCGAGACCGCCGATGGCGACAAATATGTCTGGTGCACCTTCAGCCACGACCAGGTGGATTTCGACTTCTCGAATCCGGAAGTGCTGCTGGAATTCCTGCGCATCATGCGCTTCCACATCAATCGCGGCGTGCGCACGGTCAGGCTCGATGCCTGCGCCTTCATGTGGAAGGAGGTCGGCACCTCCTGCATCCACCTGCCCGAGACACACGAGATCATCCGGCTGATGCGGGTGCTTGCCGATTTCAGCGAGGAAAGCGTTGTTCTCATCACCGAGACCAATGTGCCGAATGTCGAAAACCTCAGCTATTTCGGCAATCGCAACGAAGCGCACATGATCTACAATTTCTCGCTGCCGCCGCTGATCGTGCATGCGCTTTTGAACGGGACATCGCAGTTTCTGAATGCCTGGCAGATGGCGATGCCGCCGGCGCAGATGGGCTGCGCCTATTTCAACTTCACCGCGTCGCATGACGGCATCGGCTTGCGCCCGGCCGAAAGCCTGCTGTCGGAGGAGGCGATCACCGGCATGGTCGAAACCATCCAGCAGTTTGGCGGCCGCGTCTCGATGCGTCAGCTTTCCGATGGCTCGATGCGGCCCTACGAGATGAACGTGTCGCTGTTCGATGCGCTGAAGGGCACGGTGAAGGGCGAGGACGAGCACAACATCCCCCGTTTCCTCTGCAGCCAGACGATCGCCATGGCGCTGGAAGGCATACCGGCCTTCTACATCCATTCGCTGCTGGCGACGAGCAACGATGCCGAAGGTGTGGAGAAATCCGGTCACAACCGCGCCATCAATCGCCATCGCTGGAATTACGAAAAGCTGCAGCAAGCACTTGGCGACGAGACGCAGCATGCCAGGGTGTTCAACGAAATGTGCCGGCTGATCGGCATTCGCACGCGGCAATCCGCCTTTCATCCCAATGCGACGCAGTTCACGCTTCATCTCGGCGAAAAGCTCTTCGGCTTCTGGCGACAGAGCGTCGATCGGTCGCAAAGCGTGTTCGCGATCAACAATGTCACCGACGAGGCGCTGGAAATTCCGGCCATGTCGCTCAATCTGATCGGCGGCGAGAACTGGACGGATCTGATCACCGGCGAGCAGATCACCGCCGGCGGCAACAAGATCTCCTTTGCGCCCTATCAGTGCCGCTGGATATCGAACCGGGCATAG
- a CDS encoding MBL fold metallo-hydrolase, translated as MNTTLPFTPDPALKPEVHGFFDPATNTISYIVKDPASDACAVIDSVMDFDQAAGRISFESADRLIEVIRGNGWRLEWIIETHVHADHLSGAPYIQEQLGGKLGIGENITIVQDTFGKIFNEGTAFQRDGSQFDRLFGDGDSYQIGTMTAHVMHTPGHTPACMTHVIGDAAFVGDTLFMPDGGSARADFPGGDARTLYRSIKRVLALPPETRLFICHDYGPNGRDIAWETTVDSERAHNIHLRDGISEDEFVKMREARDATLSMPRLILPSLQVNMRAGEIPKDQDGRPMLKLPINAL; from the coding sequence ATGAACACAACACTTCCCTTTACGCCCGACCCGGCGCTGAAGCCCGAGGTCCATGGTTTTTTCGATCCCGCGACCAATACGATCTCCTACATCGTCAAGGACCCCGCTTCCGATGCCTGCGCGGTTATCGACAGCGTCATGGATTTCGACCAGGCCGCCGGCCGCATCAGCTTTGAAAGCGCGGACCGGCTGATCGAGGTGATCCGCGGCAATGGCTGGCGGCTGGAATGGATCATCGAGACCCATGTTCATGCCGACCATCTTTCCGGCGCGCCCTATATTCAGGAACAACTCGGCGGCAAGCTCGGCATTGGCGAAAACATCACGATCGTGCAGGATACGTTCGGCAAGATTTTCAACGAGGGCACCGCGTTCCAGCGCGACGGCTCCCAGTTCGACCGGCTGTTCGGCGACGGCGACAGCTACCAGATCGGCACGATGACCGCCCATGTCATGCATACGCCCGGCCACACGCCGGCCTGCATGACCCATGTGATCGGCGATGCCGCCTTCGTCGGCGATACGCTGTTCATGCCCGATGGCGGCTCGGCGCGCGCCGATTTTCCCGGCGGCGATGCCCGCACGCTCTATCGCTCCATCAAGCGCGTTCTTGCGTTGCCGCCGGAAACCCGTTTGTTCATCTGCCATGACTACGGGCCGAATGGCCGCGATATAGCCTGGGAAACCACGGTCGATTCGGAGCGCGCGCACAACATCCATCTCAGGGACGGCATCAGCGAGGATGAATTCGTGAAGATGCGCGAGGCGCGCGACGCCACGCTTTCCATGCCCCGGCTGATCCTGCCCTCGCTGCAGGTCAACATGCGCGCCGGGGAGATACCGAAGGACCAGGATGGCCGGCCGATGTTGAAACTGCCGATCAACGCCCTTTGA
- a CDS encoding transposase, whose translation MSSPFLDRHSEGQHADCRYAGALLTRLHAGTKLLADRGYDTDAIRATAIRAKVFANIPPNRNHKKSFAFSRFLYRYRNLVERFFNRVKELRGIATRHDQRADNYLAAMKLFSVRLWLGRYEATA comes from the coding sequence ATGTCATCGCCATTCTTGGACAGACACTCAGAAGGACAGCATGCTGACTGTCGCTACGCTGGAGCCCTGCTCACTAGGCTTCATGCCGGAACGAAGCTTTTAGCCGATCGTGGCTATGACACTGACGCCATCCGCGCGACGGCAATTCGAGCAAAGGTATTCGCCAACATCCCGCCAAATCGAAACCACAAAAAATCCTTTGCCTTCAGCCGGTTTCTCTATCGCTACCGAAACTTGGTCGAGCGGTTCTTCAACCGCGTCAAAGAGTTGCGTGGAATTGCTACGCGGCACGACCAACGGGCCGACAACTATCTCGCCGCTATGAAACTCTTCTCAGTTCGACTTTGGCTCGGGCGTTACGAGGCTACGGCCTAA
- a CDS encoding GIY-YIG nuclease family protein, protein MSEKNSGGRLPRKHKQPYVPHRSRHVPASAWTTYNDEIPQAWQIAAIEKGFIITRRVRDRYHVALECMTCGAETFQKAYVVRTARPQCAACLDHRHQTEAAACGYTLLGRDDTNHKYGSYRLPCGHVVSLQFGRVSRLARDGRVPGRPGYRCPECHTAKIAGLATKRGWTLVGPDSEGNADYRVFRHQEGCGHEQRIAVANMETGRFGCARCGEVWSAAPSSIYVMEFVVPDKGTYIKLGYSKNPESRLHWQLGLSKKISSRILHQLAMPTGHQAQKLEKKLHNTVRHRFPDSVVPTAELSGWINVVSEIYRPAILPDILTLLETIAAKIRSTAENRKPNSGKQN, encoded by the coding sequence ATGTCCGAGAAAAACAGCGGCGGCCGTCTGCCACGCAAACATAAACAACCCTATGTTCCGCATCGGTCACGTCATGTGCCGGCATCGGCCTGGACCACTTATAACGACGAAATCCCGCAGGCTTGGCAAATCGCCGCCATCGAAAAAGGCTTCATTATTACCCGCCGCGTGCGGGACCGCTATCATGTCGCGCTGGAGTGCATGACCTGCGGTGCCGAGACGTTTCAGAAAGCGTACGTCGTTCGAACGGCCCGCCCGCAATGTGCCGCCTGCCTTGACCATCGCCACCAAACGGAGGCTGCCGCCTGCGGCTACACGCTGCTCGGCCGGGATGATACGAACCATAAATACGGATCCTACAGATTGCCGTGCGGTCATGTTGTCTCATTGCAGTTCGGACGCGTTTCGCGTCTGGCTCGCGACGGACGCGTCCCCGGCCGCCCCGGTTACCGCTGCCCGGAATGCCACACGGCAAAGATTGCCGGATTGGCAACAAAACGGGGTTGGACGCTCGTCGGCCCGGATTCGGAGGGAAATGCAGATTACCGCGTGTTTCGGCACCAGGAGGGATGTGGCCACGAGCAACGCATTGCGGTCGCAAACATGGAGACAGGCCGTTTCGGCTGCGCTCGATGCGGAGAGGTATGGTCAGCGGCGCCCAGCAGCATCTATGTCATGGAATTCGTTGTTCCGGACAAGGGCACCTACATCAAATTGGGCTACTCGAAAAACCCGGAATCCAGGCTTCATTGGCAGCTCGGGCTTTCGAAGAAGATCTCGTCCCGGATCCTCCACCAACTGGCGATGCCGACCGGGCATCAGGCGCAGAAGCTCGAGAAGAAGCTCCATAACACGGTCCGCCATCGTTTTCCGGATTCCGTTGTTCCGACAGCAGAGCTTTCCGGCTGGATCAATGTCGTCTCGGAAATCTACCGGCCGGCGATCTTGCCGGACATCCTGACGTTGCTGGAGACGATCGCAGCAAAGATCCGATCCACTGCCGAAAACCGGAAGCCGAATTCCGGAAAGCAGAACTGA
- a CDS encoding MarR family winged helix-turn-helix transcriptional regulator, which produces MTNLPKGIKLKEISSPQWGGRAFFFFFSAFLSPDFESDEFRRYCEACYRVRAFKPTLTLSGLHSVLAVAANDAPISYGELAEVVGLSYSTTSIQAAILSDGRGSQPGLKLLKRVPGRNRREKCLVVSRTGRAVAKLFCGVQSTAAVQQPSGGVKIPGETYRRLQETVIPALNVALQVAPDINLTTYSVLLFIAQNSERFGHFGDPSSHIAKELGISNLPRNLAKLSDGSSGRHGLALVELRKSPADRRVTHPSLSKKGLDVVANTAARLLEKAPSPVRQPKGEKLLEAGSPEDVAGFDDEDFDIIEINKLE; this is translated from the coding sequence TTGACGAATTTACCTAAAGGCATTAAACTGAAAGAAATCTCAAGCCCTCAATGGGGAGGACGTGCTTTCTTCTTTTTCTTTTCCGCATTCCTGTCTCCCGATTTTGAAAGTGACGAGTTCCGGCGCTACTGTGAAGCCTGTTACCGAGTGCGCGCATTCAAGCCGACTTTGACCCTGAGTGGGCTTCACTCGGTTCTGGCCGTCGCAGCCAATGACGCGCCGATCTCCTATGGCGAGCTCGCTGAGGTGGTCGGGCTAAGCTACAGCACGACCTCAATTCAAGCTGCGATACTGTCAGATGGACGAGGAAGCCAGCCTGGTCTGAAACTTTTGAAACGCGTGCCTGGCCGCAACAGACGGGAGAAATGCCTAGTGGTCTCCAGAACAGGCCGCGCGGTGGCGAAGCTGTTTTGCGGCGTACAGTCCACGGCAGCGGTACAGCAACCGTCCGGAGGCGTCAAAATACCGGGAGAAACCTACAGAAGACTGCAAGAAACCGTCATCCCGGCATTGAACGTTGCGCTGCAAGTGGCGCCGGATATCAACCTGACGACATATAGCGTCTTGCTGTTTATCGCCCAGAATAGCGAGCGCTTCGGGCACTTTGGAGATCCGTCGTCACACATCGCAAAAGAGCTGGGTATCTCAAACCTTCCCCGAAATTTGGCGAAGCTGTCTGACGGGTCATCAGGACGTCATGGGTTGGCTTTGGTCGAACTCAGGAAAAGTCCTGCAGACCGTCGGGTTACACATCCGTCTCTTTCGAAAAAGGGTCTGGATGTAGTAGCGAATACTGCGGCTCGTTTGCTTGAGAAAGCGCCCAGCCCGGTTCGTCAGCCCAAAGGTGAAAAGCTACTTGAGGCGGGGTCCCCCGAAGATGTTGCCGGGTTTGATGATGAGGATTTTGATATTATCGAAATCAACAAACTCGAATGA
- a CDS encoding AAA family ATPase → MTAWITYAETLIARMRVSPEFDGLHGASSGKHRRKRQYHDRWDESALDIPDDTEAPSTEAPDLPQRAVSLALRLARTWESENAFGDRVLVPRALTCMSGMRPGEISMIKRIMTTVMMPAGRLAASDPAFLKQAENGFLLLAPATDGDSISARHAVRDLEEEIRHALDLAYPTLVLMPDQIRLSPDLQAALPAPVRLASLDRDIMSAHFRHRYPDCINGQADPALQLPDNIGEAPFAVISAALREATAAEALARLKGVARSDRKAGPTLNDISGHAPALAAARMMVDDLKRWQEGQIAWDTMTRSVLFYGPPGTGKSYVARAMGNSADIAFIQASVSRWQACGHLGDLLAAMRATFADARARAPCILFLDEIDSAGSRFDDDSHARSYRRQVVNGILEEIDIVLRCEGVILVGACNDPGAMDPALLRAGRFDLKIEMPRPDRDGILSMLRQKLEHDGLGATDLDALARRSAGMTAADIDAGVRQARTLARAANRALSLADLERVFPSPASQDPEHDWRIAVHEAGHAIVTQALEMGTVQRVALVGGGGVSVIDRMPTQGRICDIKSALTCLMAGRAAEMLILGNISSGAGGPVGSDLEQATALALRIDTNFGIGEHGPTWLGDIATVSLREPDQRHRVRARLEQAEQHASAILAADQEILTQMARNLVHERELTGGPLQKLLSDVIVKSKASAPPQDASRADEDDTKKGADMPIQEKTSC, encoded by the coding sequence ATGACCGCATGGATCACCTATGCCGAAACTCTCATTGCCAGAATGCGAGTGTCACCTGAATTCGACGGACTTCACGGCGCATCATCCGGAAAGCATCGCCGCAAACGGCAATACCACGACAGATGGGATGAGAGCGCTCTCGACATTCCGGACGATACGGAAGCGCCCTCCACCGAGGCACCGGACCTGCCGCAACGGGCGGTGTCGCTGGCGCTGCGCCTTGCCAGAACCTGGGAGAGCGAGAATGCGTTCGGGGACAGGGTCCTGGTGCCCCGGGCGCTCACCTGCATGAGCGGCATGCGCCCCGGCGAGATCAGCATGATCAAGCGGATCATGACAACAGTCATGATGCCGGCAGGTCGCCTTGCGGCATCTGATCCCGCATTCCTGAAACAGGCGGAGAACGGCTTCCTGCTACTGGCACCGGCAACCGATGGCGACAGCATTTCGGCGCGCCATGCGGTCCGTGATCTCGAGGAGGAAATTCGCCATGCGCTCGATCTTGCATATCCGACCCTGGTCCTGATGCCCGACCAGATCCGTCTCAGCCCGGACCTCCAGGCGGCCTTGCCTGCTCCTGTTCGTCTTGCGAGCCTGGACAGGGACATCATGAGTGCTCATTTCCGGCATCGCTATCCGGACTGTATCAACGGACAAGCCGATCCGGCGCTGCAGCTGCCGGACAATATCGGTGAAGCGCCCTTTGCCGTCATCAGCGCTGCATTGCGCGAGGCAACCGCTGCCGAAGCCCTCGCGCGATTAAAAGGCGTCGCTCGTTCTGACCGGAAGGCCGGTCCGACGCTCAACGACATCTCCGGCCATGCGCCGGCGCTTGCGGCGGCCCGGATGATGGTTGACGACCTGAAACGCTGGCAGGAAGGACAGATTGCCTGGGACACCATGACCCGGTCCGTGCTTTTTTATGGTCCACCGGGAACGGGAAAAAGTTATGTGGCGCGCGCCATGGGAAACTCGGCCGACATTGCGTTCATCCAGGCGAGCGTCTCCCGGTGGCAAGCGTGCGGTCACCTCGGAGACCTTCTTGCGGCCATGCGGGCTACATTTGCCGACGCCCGCGCCCGGGCGCCCTGTATCCTGTTTCTCGACGAGATCGACAGCGCGGGAAGCCGGTTCGACGACGATAGCCACGCGCGCTCCTACCGTCGACAGGTGGTCAATGGAATTTTGGAAGAGATCGACATTGTCCTGCGGTGCGAGGGTGTCATCCTTGTTGGCGCCTGCAACGACCCGGGCGCGATGGACCCGGCACTGTTGCGGGCCGGACGTTTCGACCTGAAGATCGAGATGCCACGGCCAGATCGTGATGGAATCCTCTCCATGCTGCGCCAGAAGCTCGAGCACGACGGCCTGGGCGCTACGGATCTGGATGCGCTGGCGCGCAGAAGCGCCGGAATGACGGCAGCCGACATCGATGCCGGGGTGCGTCAGGCACGAACTCTGGCGCGCGCCGCAAATCGCGCGCTCTCGCTTGCCGATCTGGAGCGTGTGTTTCCGTCCCCGGCATCGCAGGACCCGGAACACGACTGGCGTATCGCCGTGCATGAAGCCGGCCATGCTATTGTCACGCAGGCGCTGGAAATGGGAACCGTCCAGCGCGTGGCACTGGTGGGCGGTGGCGGCGTGAGCGTCATCGACCGCATGCCGACCCAGGGGCGGATCTGCGATATCAAAAGCGCTCTGACCTGTCTGATGGCCGGCCGTGCGGCAGAAATGCTGATCCTCGGCAATATCTCTTCGGGCGCCGGAGGACCGGTCGGCTCCGATCTCGAGCAGGCGACAGCTCTGGCCCTCCGGATCGACACCAATTTTGGTATCGGCGAACACGGACCAACCTGGCTCGGCGATATCGCGACCGTCTCCTTGCGCGAGCCCGATCAGCGCCATCGCGTTCGAGCCCGCCTGGAGCAGGCGGAGCAACACGCCTCCGCTATCCTTGCGGCTGATCAGGAGATCCTGACCCAGATGGCGCGTAACCTGGTCCATGAACGTGAGCTGACAGGTGGCCCGCTCCAAAAGCTCCTGAGTGATGTCATCGTAAAGTCGAAGGCTTCGGCGCCACCCCAAGACGCATCAAGGGCGGATGAAGATGACACGAAAAAGGGAGCTGACATGCCCATCCAGGAAAAGACATCCTGCTGA
- a CDS encoding helix-turn-helix transcriptional regulator, protein MPNVEHFRSSTSTALSPTQRGLSRVLAARYVGVSATKFDEMVADGRMPKPKRIDSRKVWDVRALDYAFEELPSDGGCDQNPWDT, encoded by the coding sequence GTGCCAAATGTCGAACATTTTCGAAGCAGTACATCAACAGCGTTGTCCCCTACGCAGCGCGGTCTCTCACGTGTGCTAGCCGCTCGTTACGTCGGGGTTAGCGCCACGAAGTTCGATGAAATGGTTGCTGACGGCAGAATGCCCAAGCCAAAGAGAATCGACAGCCGAAAGGTATGGGATGTTCGCGCACTGGATTATGCGTTTGAGGAACTACCCAGTGATGGCGGATGCGACCAGAATCCTTGGGACACCTAA
- a CDS encoding ArsR/SmtB family transcription factor codes for MSHNGVVIRLNRSTEADAKLHGAAELLSALAFDHRLAIARALQSGSRTLIELSHATGLAFKPLISTIAKLLQSGLIVMRRRNNETVYELGNPRLGEVVRLADRIVGRNPS; via the coding sequence ATGAGTCATAACGGCGTCGTCATTCGCCTCAACCGATCGACGGAAGCAGACGCAAAGCTTCACGGCGCGGCTGAACTCCTGTCCGCGCTCGCCTTCGACCACCGGCTTGCCATTGCAAGGGCGCTTCAATCCGGTTCCAGAACGCTGATTGAACTCAGCCACGCCACCGGCCTGGCTTTCAAGCCGCTGATCTCAACGATCGCGAAGCTTCTGCAGTCCGGCCTGATCGTCATGCGGCGGCGGAACAATGAAACGGTCTATGAACTCGGCAATCCGCGGCTTGGAGAGGTTGTCCGCCTGGCGGATCGCATCGTCGGGCGAAATCCGAGCTGA